A single region of the candidate division KSB1 bacterium genome encodes:
- a CDS encoding glucose-6-phosphate isomerase has translation MLNQSKDLNIVLDYSNVLVDNIGPEHGLDNSIFENEDQLKGIHNNLILQRKNERMAFLDLPFNQKIVSDILTYVENNIDRFDYYVHLGIGGSALGPIALQSALSHQYYNLLDSEVRQGHPKIIFLDNIDPDTTSELLDVIDVSRTLFCVVTKSGGTAETLSSFLFFLERVKDKVGSNYAEHFVYITDPEKGFLRNHVNIENNPSFEIPPLVGGRFSVFTPVGLLPAAFAGIDIGALLQGAAAMVDRCKESYSNPAFYFGLINYHFYLKGKRTAVMMPYSDGLYRIADWFCQLWAESLGKRKNIDGEIVEIGPLPVKALGATDQHSQVQLYMEGPNDKVYIFMEVGNHESTVQLNSPFSDSKDTEYLNGKSINQLIHAEKNATELALTENYRPNMTFKLHSVNPFVVGQLLQCLEIATVVAGELFQIDPFDQPGVEAGKIATYALMGKPGFEEEKNRINQKLMAKTNYSV, from the coding sequence ATGTTAAATCAATCAAAAGATTTAAACATCGTTCTGGACTATTCCAATGTTTTGGTGGATAATATTGGTCCAGAGCATGGCCTGGATAATTCAATTTTTGAAAATGAAGATCAGCTAAAGGGCATTCACAATAATTTGATTTTACAGCGTAAAAACGAACGGATGGCTTTCCTGGATTTGCCTTTCAATCAGAAAATTGTGTCGGATATTCTAACTTATGTTGAAAATAATATAGATCGATTTGATTACTATGTGCACTTGGGCATTGGCGGCTCTGCACTCGGACCTATTGCTTTGCAATCAGCCTTAAGTCACCAATATTATAATTTACTTGATTCGGAAGTACGGCAAGGACACCCGAAAATCATATTTTTGGATAATATCGATCCGGATACAACCAGTGAATTGCTGGATGTGATTGATGTGAGTAGAACCTTATTCTGTGTAGTTACTAAATCCGGGGGAACTGCTGAAACCTTGTCCAGTTTTTTGTTTTTTCTGGAGCGCGTGAAAGACAAAGTCGGATCAAATTATGCTGAGCACTTTGTCTATATTACCGATCCTGAAAAGGGATTCCTCAGGAATCATGTGAATATTGAGAATAATCCTTCATTTGAAATCCCTCCTTTGGTTGGTGGACGGTTTTCAGTGTTTACGCCGGTAGGACTTTTACCAGCAGCATTTGCGGGTATCGATATTGGTGCTTTACTCCAGGGTGCAGCTGCAATGGTAGATCGGTGCAAGGAGTCTTATTCAAACCCGGCTTTTTATTTTGGATTGATCAACTATCATTTCTACTTAAAAGGAAAAAGAACAGCGGTGATGATGCCATATTCTGACGGGCTTTATCGCATTGCCGATTGGTTTTGCCAGTTGTGGGCTGAAAGCTTAGGTAAAAGAAAAAATATTGATGGTGAGATCGTTGAGATTGGACCGCTACCTGTGAAGGCCTTGGGAGCGACGGATCAACATTCTCAAGTCCAACTTTACATGGAAGGTCCCAACGATAAAGTTTATATTTTCATGGAAGTCGGTAATCATGAGTCGACTGTTCAATTGAATTCTCCATTTTCTGATTCCAAAGATACCGAATATCTGAACGGAAAATCGATAAATCAATTAATCCATGCTGAGAAAAATGCTACAGAATTGGCATTGACAGAAAATTACAGACCGAACATGACCTTTAAGCTTCACTCTGTTAATCCATTCGTCGTTGGCCAGCTTTTGCAATGTCTGGAAATAGCTACAGTAGTTGCGGGTGAATTATTTCAAATCGATCCGTTTGATCAACCGGGTGTGGAGGCTGGTAAAATTGCAACCTATGCTCTTATGGGCAAACCCGGGTTTGAGGAAGAAAAGAACAGGATAAATCAAAAATTAATGGCTAAAACGAATTACTCAGTTTAA
- a CDS encoding four helix bundle protein, with amino-acid sequence MRDFRTLNIWKGGIAIVKQVYRLAAFLPAEEKYGLRSQICRSAISIPSNIAEGCSREQKMINYLISKLKVKG; translated from the coding sequence ATGAGAGATTTTAGAACTCTGAATATTTGGAAAGGTGGGATTGCGATCGTTAAGCAAGTTTACCGATTGGCGGCATTCCTTCCTGCTGAAGAAAAATATGGCTTAAGAAGTCAGATTTGTCGTTCTGCTATATCGATACCTTCAAACATTGCCGAGGGTTGCAGTCGAGAACAAAAGATGATAAATTACCTAATCAGCAAGCTCAAAGTCAAAGGCTGA
- a CDS encoding transglutaminase domain-containing protein yields the protein MKLSIRIIILILAYGCAQQTQQIPLVRSEQEEIQEPETPPIVALKPILIEAELITRISIIKVFEGDQLKRNHLKKGIPALSPPQLHVWSSGIIKRPNQTILDLEIQGPLPNDITTDFENGNKIFYWNLTNQLGNQDNIVIRRKLTIESAELVAIIDEENIGEYDKTENLFLLYTKSEPFIELTPEIYFKAREIIAEENNPYRKARLIFQWVNKNMKFRFPKTGRGAKIALKKLYGDSGQYSDLFVALCRASKIPARMVAGFRLDENDKLKNHLWAEFYLPGYEWIPADPTQGMAGFTRMENRRFIASVGRNIRLKESPHWATFQNSEVQDSRTGFMLRATYAFCGLKLNFKTSIKTISVRELQKEFSTNKKE from the coding sequence ATGAAACTTTCAATAAGAATAATAATACTTATTTTAGCTTATGGCTGTGCTCAGCAAACACAACAAATTCCATTAGTGAGATCTGAACAAGAAGAAATTCAAGAGCCTGAGACACCACCCATTGTTGCCTTAAAGCCAATCCTCATAGAAGCAGAATTAATCACGAGGATATCAATAATTAAGGTATTTGAAGGAGATCAATTAAAACGAAATCATCTAAAAAAAGGCATACCAGCCCTGTCCCCTCCACAGCTGCATGTTTGGTCTTCCGGCATCATTAAAAGACCTAACCAAACCATTTTAGATTTGGAAATCCAGGGGCCGCTGCCCAATGATATCACTACAGATTTTGAAAATGGTAATAAAATATTTTATTGGAATTTGACTAATCAACTTGGCAATCAGGATAATATTGTTATTCGACGGAAACTCACAATTGAGAGCGCCGAACTTGTGGCTATTATTGATGAGGAGAATATTGGAGAATACGATAAAACTGAGAACCTCTTTTTGTTATATACAAAATCCGAACCTTTCATCGAACTGACGCCTGAAATCTATTTTAAAGCCAGAGAGATTATTGCAGAAGAAAACAATCCGTACCGAAAAGCCAGATTGATCTTTCAATGGGTCAATAAAAATATGAAATTTCGATTTCCAAAAACCGGCAGGGGCGCTAAAATTGCATTAAAGAAACTTTATGGCGATAGTGGCCAATATTCGGATTTGTTTGTAGCTTTGTGTAGAGCAAGTAAAATTCCGGCACGGATGGTTGCCGGTTTTCGGTTGGATGAAAACGATAAACTCAAAAATCACCTATGGGCTGAATTTTATCTTCCTGGATATGAATGGATACCTGCCGATCCTACCCAGGGTATGGCAGGATTTACTAGAATGGAAAATCGCAGATTCATCGCTTCTGTAGGACGAAATATTCGTCTCAAAGAATCACCACACTGGGCAACCTTCCAAAATAGCGAAGTGCAGGATTCGAGAACTGGATTTATGCTAAGGGCAACTTATGCATTTTGTGGCCTAAAATTGAATTTCAAAACCAGTATCAAGACAATTAGTGTAAGGGAATTACAAAAAGAGTTTTCAACGAATAAAAAGGAGTAG
- a CDS encoding ATP-dependent Clp protease ATP-binding subunit, with translation MKNNFSSRVQMVIQFAREEAMRLGHDYIGTEHLLLGLLREGEGIAAEILKNIGLDLEELRSAIEDTVRSSGDTATIGNIPFTKRAEKVLKMSYMEADRFKSDIIGTEHLLLALSKERDGVAAQILMSFGVNYDTIRQELENIIKGTPTMHEETTKKSKTPALDHFGRDLTELAQKEVLDPIIGRDDEIQRVAQILSRRKKNNPVLIGEPGVGKTAIAEGLALRIVSKKVPRVLHNKRVVTLDLGAIVAGTKYRGQFEERIKAVLTELEKSRDTILFIDELHTIVGAGGASGSLDASNMFKPALARGELQCIGATTLDEYRQFIEKDGALERRFQKIMIDPPSLIETNEILNGLKEKYEKHHRVKYTKEALDSCVLMADRYISDRYLPDKAIDVLDESGSMVHLANVVVPKEILVLEDKIKDVRKQKDEVIKDQAFEKAAELRDLEKKLNQQLEAAKLRWQEAEDEIVGTVDLEDVAKVIAMMTGIPVARVAKTESQRLLDMENQLKHKVVGQDDVLRMLSKAIQRTRAGLKDPLRPIGSFMFLGPTGVGKTHLAKVLAEYLFEDVNALIRIDMSEFIEKFSVSRLTGAPPGYVGYEEGGQLTEKVRRHPYSVVLFDEIEKAHPDVYNILLQIMDDGKLTDGLGRKVDFRNTILIMTSNIGARDISKGSKIGFSKKDDKADYSFMSDKVLEEVKKYFNPEFLNRLDEVVVFHSLDKSSMLKIVGIELEEVMKRIEDRNMEVSLTDGSKEFLVDKGFDPVYGARPLKRTIQKFLEDPFAEELLKGKFQDGSHIQVRKKGDSLEFLEIGRKVVDEDPKGEKIEKV, from the coding sequence ATGAAAAATAATTTTTCAAGTCGAGTTCAGATGGTCATTCAATTTGCTCGCGAAGAAGCAATGCGGCTTGGCCATGATTATATTGGTACCGAACACCTTCTCCTAGGCTTATTGCGTGAAGGAGAAGGAATCGCTGCCGAAATCTTAAAAAATATTGGGCTTGATCTTGAAGAGTTAAGAAGTGCAATTGAAGATACTGTACGATCTTCAGGGGATACAGCGACGATTGGAAATATTCCATTTACAAAACGGGCTGAAAAAGTCTTGAAAATGTCCTATATGGAGGCTGATCGATTTAAATCTGACATCATAGGTACTGAGCATTTGTTATTAGCCCTTTCGAAAGAACGGGATGGCGTTGCAGCTCAAATTTTGATGAGCTTTGGAGTAAACTACGATACGATTCGTCAAGAACTTGAAAATATTATTAAGGGAACACCTACAATGCATGAAGAAACGACAAAAAAATCGAAGACTCCCGCACTAGATCATTTTGGAAGAGATTTGACGGAGCTGGCACAAAAAGAAGTTTTGGATCCAATTATTGGAAGAGATGATGAGATCCAAAGAGTCGCCCAGATTTTGAGTAGAAGAAAGAAAAATAATCCAGTTTTGATTGGCGAGCCGGGTGTTGGCAAAACCGCCATTGCAGAAGGATTAGCGCTTCGAATTGTCAGTAAAAAAGTTCCTAGAGTTTTGCATAACAAACGTGTTGTAACACTCGACTTGGGAGCTATTGTCGCCGGAACAAAATATCGCGGCCAGTTTGAAGAAAGAATAAAAGCAGTCTTAACCGAATTGGAAAAATCTCGAGATACCATATTGTTTATTGATGAATTGCATACCATCGTAGGCGCCGGTGGCGCATCTGGATCCCTCGATGCTTCTAATATGTTTAAACCTGCATTGGCGCGAGGTGAATTACAGTGCATCGGTGCAACAACACTAGACGAATATCGTCAGTTTATCGAAAAGGATGGGGCGTTGGAACGAAGATTTCAGAAAATTATGATTGATCCCCCGAGCCTGATTGAGACAAATGAAATACTTAACGGTTTGAAAGAAAAATACGAAAAACATCATCGTGTCAAGTACACCAAAGAAGCCCTTGATTCCTGTGTCTTAATGGCAGATAGATATATCTCCGATCGATATTTACCTGATAAAGCCATAGATGTTCTGGATGAGAGCGGCTCCATGGTACACCTTGCGAATGTTGTCGTTCCGAAAGAGATCCTGGTCCTTGAAGATAAAATCAAAGATGTGCGAAAGCAAAAAGATGAAGTTATCAAAGATCAAGCATTTGAAAAAGCTGCTGAATTAAGAGACCTGGAAAAGAAACTAAATCAACAATTGGAAGCTGCCAAGCTTCGCTGGCAAGAAGCTGAGGACGAAATTGTCGGTACTGTTGATTTAGAGGATGTGGCAAAGGTCATCGCTATGATGACAGGTATCCCTGTCGCTCGTGTTGCGAAAACCGAATCTCAGCGTTTATTGGATATGGAAAATCAGTTAAAGCATAAGGTTGTTGGACAGGATGATGTACTACGAATGTTATCTAAAGCAATACAACGAACAAGAGCAGGTTTAAAAGATCCTCTCAGGCCAATCGGTTCATTTATGTTCCTCGGTCCTACGGGTGTAGGCAAAACTCATTTGGCTAAAGTTTTGGCAGAATATCTTTTTGAGGATGTTAACGCTTTAATTCGAATCGATATGTCTGAATTTATCGAGAAATTTTCAGTTTCCAGACTCACTGGCGCTCCTCCCGGATATGTGGGATATGAAGAGGGCGGTCAATTAACAGAGAAAGTACGCCGCCATCCATATTCAGTCGTTCTTTTTGATGAAATCGAAAAAGCCCATCCCGATGTCTATAATATTCTTCTGCAAATAATGGATGATGGCAAACTCACTGATGGACTTGGCCGGAAAGTAGATTTTCGCAATACAATTTTAATTATGACTTCAAATATTGGCGCCCGGGATATTAGTAAGGGAAGTAAAATTGGTTTTAGTAAGAAGGATGACAAAGCCGATTATTCTTTCATGAGCGACAAAGTTCTGGAAGAAGTAAAGAAATATTTTAATCCGGAATTTTTAAATCGCTTGGATGAAGTTGTGGTCTTCCATTCGTTAGACAAATCGAGTATGCTAAAAATTGTTGGCATTGAATTGGAAGAGGTTATGAAACGGATTGAAGATCGGAATATGGAAGTTTCATTGACCGATGGATCTAAGGAATTTCTCGTTGATAAAGGATTTGATCCGGTATATGGAGCACGTCCGTTAAAGAGAACCATCCAAAAATTTTTGGAAGATCCTTTTGCTGAAGAATTGTTGAAAGGAAAATTTCAAGACGGAAGCCATATTCAAGTTCGCAAGAAAGGGGATAGCTTGGAATTTTTAGAAATCGGACGTAAAGTAGTCGATGAGGACCCTAAAGGAGAAAAAATCGAAAAGGTTTAA
- a CDS encoding type II toxin-antitoxin system HicB family antitoxin, with the protein MEFIHVTQYEYTVIIEPAEEGGYLARVPALDGLTTEGDTLDEVISMAKDAIRCYIETLKAENFPIPQDFFKKEQPRVQRLSVSF; encoded by the coding sequence ATGGAGTTCATCCACGTGACACAATATGAATATACTGTTATTATCGAGCCAGCTGAAGAAGGTGGCTATCTTGCTCGTGTGCCAGCACTCGACGGTTTGACTACTGAAGGAGATACTTTAGACGAAGTCATCTCTATGGCTAAAGATGCCATTAGGTGCTATATTGAAACGCTTAAAGCCGAGAATTTCCCGATCCCGCAAGACTTCTTTAAAAAAGAGCAGCCTCGAGTTCAGAGGTTATCCGTCTCATTCTAA
- a CDS encoding squalene/phytoene synthase family protein produces MTTNKQDLSELTLDKAYLFCRNLTRNNAKNFYLAFQILPWIKRRSIYSIYAFCRCSDDLVDDPAIKDRAGLLEKWKVDLAACYRGEIKNDPIFVALYDTVKRYSIPKKYFLELIEGMEMDISVNRYETFDELYEYAYKAASVVGLILIEIFGYKNYMTREYAKNLGIAMQLTNIIRDVKEDAKRGRIYLPREDMNRFGYSEKDLFANEYGSKFVRLMEYQVARAVFYYQKATRSIPPEDRNLLTSPEIMKNIYFHLLNEIVGKGYNIFHNRIQFSNLTKLFIAVRTWFRIQLQQQ; encoded by the coding sequence TTGACTACAAATAAACAAGACCTATCCGAATTGACACTCGACAAAGCATACCTCTTCTGCCGTAATTTGACCAGAAACAATGCCAAAAATTTTTACTTAGCTTTTCAAATTTTACCCTGGATAAAAAGGCGATCGATCTACTCGATTTATGCGTTTTGCCGCTGTAGCGATGATTTAGTCGATGATCCTGCTATTAAAGACCGGGCTGGTTTATTAGAAAAATGGAAAGTTGATCTTGCAGCTTGCTATCGAGGAGAGATTAAAAATGATCCGATCTTTGTGGCTCTCTACGATACCGTTAAACGTTATTCTATCCCTAAAAAATATTTCCTGGAATTGATTGAAGGTATGGAAATGGATATTTCCGTCAATCGTTACGAGACTTTTGATGAATTATATGAATACGCCTATAAAGCGGCTTCCGTAGTGGGACTCATTTTGATTGAGATATTTGGTTACAAAAACTATATGACCCGGGAATATGCAAAAAATTTGGGCATTGCCATGCAGCTAACCAACATCATTCGTGATGTGAAAGAAGACGCCAAACGTGGCCGGATTTACCTGCCCAGGGAAGACATGAACCGGTTTGGTTATTCTGAGAAAGATTTGTTCGCAAATGAATACGGATCGAAATTTGTTCGGTTGATGGAATACCAGGTTGCACGAGCAGTCTTCTACTATCAGAAAGCAACCAGGTCGATTCCCCCGGAGGATCGCAACCTTCTTACATCCCCGGAAATCATGAAAAATATTTACTTCCATCTTTTGAATGAAATTGTAGGAAAGGGCTACAATATATTTCACAACCGAATACAATTCTCAAATCTCACCAAACTATTTATAGCAGTCAGAACCTGGTTCAGAATTCAACTTCAACAGCAATGA
- a CDS encoding UvrB/UvrC motif-containing protein, producing the protein MLCQRCFKKQASLKISRNYEGKQIELMICKSCSKGYGLEVTISNLPHVFTGIISSILKHKQEEPSLDDEKSKSRCSACGYDWQDFRKTGLLGCDSCYESFKDKILVLQKKVIKKSQLDSKPYISNRTGLKKNEKAILKRALDKAVDREEYEKAAKIRDRINQLEKKMMKKTGKLLQN; encoded by the coding sequence ATGCTTTGCCAAAGATGTTTTAAGAAACAAGCAAGCTTAAAAATTTCAAGGAATTATGAAGGAAAACAAATCGAATTAATGATTTGTAAAAGTTGTTCCAAAGGATATGGACTTGAAGTAACCATATCGAATTTACCTCATGTATTTACAGGAATCATCTCTAGTATATTAAAACATAAACAAGAAGAACCTAGTCTAGATGATGAAAAATCAAAAAGCCGGTGTTCAGCGTGTGGATATGATTGGCAAGATTTTCGTAAAACAGGATTACTTGGATGTGATTCATGCTATGAGTCATTCAAAGACAAGATTTTAGTATTGCAAAAAAAAGTTATCAAAAAAAGTCAATTAGATTCAAAACCATATATTTCAAATAGAACAGGTTTAAAGAAAAATGAAAAAGCCATTTTGAAAAGGGCTTTGGATAAAGCAGTGGATAGAGAGGAATACGAGAAGGCAGCAAAGATTAGAGACAGAATAAATCAACTTGAAAAAAAAATGATGAAAAAAACGGGTAAATTATTACAAAATTGA
- a CDS encoding glycoside hydrolase family 88 protein encodes MLNLEHLKKKCNIAFKFAEKQLRNLIGKHPGFFPMYTMNGKWKHDSETWTNWCEGFLGGQLWILFQNNQDHWWFEQAERYSRLIENRKTDRDVHDLGFLFHSTWKRWYDLTGDEKINQVVIEAGRTLALRFQEKGQYLCSFIAPNSLFIDIMMNVGIIFYAAQQTNDEKLYKIANQHSLTTLKRLVRNDGSAAHEGIFDTENGEFLKQSTHQGWRSDSSWARGLAWALYGFGTVYTFTKEDRYLKASEACANFYIHRTPKHGIPPNDWDEPGPVTKYESSAAAIAASGMWNLATLTRDPNQKKLYRDYSLKIIDTLTNSEFLAFETAGWEGILKHGIYHQKKGLGVDESVMWGDYFFIEAVSKVINEI; translated from the coding sequence ATTTTGAATTTAGAACACCTAAAAAAGAAATGTAACATTGCATTCAAGTTTGCCGAAAAACAGCTGCGCAACTTGATTGGAAAACATCCTGGCTTTTTCCCCATGTATACAATGAACGGGAAATGGAAACATGATTCTGAAACCTGGACGAATTGGTGCGAGGGATTTTTGGGTGGACAACTGTGGATTTTATTTCAGAATAATCAAGATCATTGGTGGTTTGAGCAAGCAGAGCGCTATTCACGATTAATCGAGAATCGAAAAACCGACCGTGATGTGCATGACCTGGGATTCCTCTTTCATTCCACCTGGAAACGCTGGTACGACTTAACAGGCGATGAAAAAATCAACCAGGTTGTAATAGAAGCAGGACGCACTCTGGCACTGAGATTTCAGGAAAAAGGGCAATATCTCTGTTCTTTTATTGCACCCAACAGTCTTTTTATCGACATTATGATGAATGTTGGAATTATTTTCTATGCTGCCCAACAAACCAACGATGAAAAATTGTACAAAATTGCTAATCAACATAGCTTAACTACATTAAAACGTTTAGTTAGAAATGATGGCAGCGCCGCCCACGAAGGGATATTCGATACTGAAAACGGAGAGTTCTTGAAGCAAAGTACGCACCAGGGATGGCGAAGTGATTCTTCCTGGGCCAGGGGCCTGGCCTGGGCGCTCTATGGATTTGGTACTGTGTATACCTTTACTAAAGAGGATAGATATTTAAAAGCATCTGAAGCCTGCGCAAATTTTTATATCCATCGAACTCCAAAGCACGGCATCCCACCCAATGACTGGGATGAACCTGGTCCTGTAACGAAATATGAGAGTTCTGCTGCTGCAATTGCCGCCAGCGGAATGTGGAACCTGGCAACTCTAACACGTGATCCCAATCAAAAAAAATTGTATCGTGACTATTCCTTGAAAATAATTGATACTCTTACAAATTCTGAATTTTTAGCTTTTGAGACGGCAGGTTGGGAGGGTATATTAAAACATGGCATCTATCATCAAAAAAAGGGGTTGGGGGTCGATGAAAGCGTTATGTGGGGCGACTATTTCTTTATTGAAGCAGTTTCTAAGGTAATAAATGAAATATAG
- a CDS encoding type II toxin-antitoxin system HicA family toxin encodes MHHQTSSHARSLHSIELKPKVTVPIHTKDLPRGTIANVFRQADITLEEFFYYL; translated from the coding sequence ATCCACCACCAAACGAGCAGCCATGCCAGATCACTTCATTCAATTGAATTGAAACCAAAGGTTACAGTCCCCATTCACACCAAAGACTTACCGCGTGGAACGATAGCAAACGTTTTCCGACAGGCAGATATAACCCTAGAAGAATTTTTCTATTATCTTTGA
- the hpnC gene encoding squalene synthase HpnC, with protein MSQINLKQAQDYCRKLALSHYENFTVGSFLLPPKLRQHIYNVYAYSRISDDLADEHGSPRERLKNLEDWEKKLIACYKGENHHPVFVALRQTIDEFSIPVEPFQNLLVAFKQDQAIKRYDTFDQLLGYCENSANPVGRIYLYLFKLASSERFHYSDQICTALQLTNFWQDVSIDFQKKRIYIPFEDLTRFNCIEQDLQTKSASPQVKELIAFQVDRTQRMFNEGKNLLKLVSNRPKFEIALFIRGGESILRKIRQQEYDVLNSRPVINKIQKFNLILKTLISKGSIPQMGIEEKSKIQQEIELIR; from the coding sequence ATGTCTCAAATCAATCTAAAGCAGGCACAAGACTATTGCCGTAAATTGGCACTTTCCCATTATGAGAATTTCACAGTTGGATCATTCTTACTGCCCCCGAAATTGCGTCAACATATTTACAATGTATATGCATATAGCCGAATTTCCGATGATTTAGCTGATGAACATGGCTCACCACGGGAACGCCTTAAAAATTTAGAAGATTGGGAAAAGAAATTGATTGCATGTTATAAAGGTGAAAATCACCATCCCGTTTTTGTAGCGCTTCGCCAAACAATCGATGAATTTTCCATTCCCGTCGAACCATTTCAAAATCTGCTTGTAGCCTTTAAACAAGACCAGGCCATCAAAAGATATGACACGTTTGACCAACTGCTTGGTTATTGTGAGAATTCGGCGAATCCCGTTGGCAGAATTTACCTATACCTATTCAAACTGGCATCATCGGAAAGATTTCACTACTCAGATCAAATTTGCACTGCTCTGCAATTGACTAATTTCTGGCAGGATGTAAGCATCGATTTTCAAAAAAAACGCATTTACATTCCTTTCGAAGATTTAACCAGGTTTAACTGCATTGAACAAGATCTCCAAACAAAATCGGCAAGTCCACAGGTGAAGGAATTAATCGCTTTCCAGGTGGATCGAACACAGCGAATGTTTAATGAAGGGAAAAACCTATTGAAATTAGTGTCGAATCGACCCAAATTTGAAATTGCACTATTTATCCGAGGCGGTGAATCGATTCTCCGGAAAATTCGTCAACAGGAGTATGATGTCTTGAATTCGCGGCCGGTGATAAATAAAATTCAAAAGTTTAATTTAATTTTGAAAACGTTGATATCTAAGGGATCAATACCTCAAATGGGAATAGAAGAGAAATCGAAAATTCAGCAGGAAATTGAGTTAATAAGGTGA
- a CDS encoding FAD-dependent oxidoreductase: MKTVLVLGSGLAGLTTAVHLSEKGFKVTILEKRPFAGGRTYSFTRDFWPEKIDNGPHVMLGCYSALLELLDLVGSVHLLDPQLKLNIQYLFPGAKSTSLSASSLPAPFHFLSGLVRFSAFNWRQKWNLAKAFFKIAFMSEHDSLDELTAIEWLNKNSQDEHSVQLFWRPMVLATLNEEPENVSFLQLFRVLKLGFLKGKNASRMILIPRGLTETLIEPSIHWLEKRSCKLLYNHRVDEIKFEEECNKITVETNKGLFKEFDYWVSALPFNQIIPLLKNSKIKLKNVIKIESFFGNAILNLHFWYPERLISESFASLHEVQSQWLFVNQRCQNLIHHTLVISSADQLLEQQSKDQLSRILLEELKLIFSEFDPDKIKKYYLVVENNATLVCSPNVEKLRPKPGEIFDRFYIAGDWTQTGLPPTMESAVRSGKMVAEEIEKRLYANLQGIV; this comes from the coding sequence ATGAAAACTGTTCTGGTTTTGGGTTCCGGATTAGCTGGACTGACTACAGCTGTTCATCTTTCCGAAAAAGGATTCAAAGTCACAATCTTAGAAAAACGGCCATTTGCCGGTGGCAGAACCTATTCGTTCACCCGGGATTTTTGGCCGGAAAAGATTGATAATGGCCCGCATGTGATGTTAGGCTGTTATAGTGCCTTATTAGAATTACTGGATCTCGTCGGAAGCGTGCATTTGCTGGATCCCCAGTTAAAATTAAATATCCAATATTTATTTCCAGGTGCAAAATCCACGAGTTTATCTGCAAGTAGTTTACCGGCGCCATTCCATTTCCTTTCCGGATTGGTGCGTTTCTCTGCGTTTAATTGGCGGCAGAAGTGGAATTTAGCAAAGGCATTTTTTAAAATTGCGTTTATGTCAGAACATGATAGCCTGGATGAACTTACAGCAATTGAGTGGTTAAATAAAAATAGCCAGGATGAACATTCGGTACAATTATTCTGGCGGCCAATGGTCCTGGCAACATTGAATGAAGAACCGGAAAACGTGAGTTTTTTGCAACTCTTTCGGGTTTTGAAATTGGGATTTCTCAAAGGCAAAAATGCAAGCCGGATGATTTTAATTCCACGAGGTTTAACCGAGACCCTTATCGAGCCGTCAATTCATTGGCTGGAAAAGCGCAGTTGCAAATTACTATACAATCATAGGGTGGATGAAATCAAGTTTGAGGAAGAGTGTAATAAGATCACCGTCGAAACCAATAAAGGGCTTTTTAAGGAATTTGATTATTGGGTCAGTGCATTACCCTTTAATCAAATAATTCCCCTGTTAAAAAATTCGAAGATAAAATTAAAAAATGTCATAAAGATCGAAAGTTTTTTCGGCAATGCAATTCTTAACCTTCATTTTTGGTATCCGGAAAGGCTAATCTCGGAATCCTTTGCGAGTCTTCATGAAGTTCAATCGCAGTGGTTATTTGTCAATCAAAGGTGTCAAAATTTAATTCATCATACCCTGGTCATAAGCAGCGCCGATCAACTATTGGAGCAACAGTCAAAAGACCAGTTAAGCCGAATTTTGTTAGAAGAACTGAAGTTAATTTTCAGTGAGTTTGATCCGGATAAAATTAAAAAGTATTACCTGGTAGTGGAAAACAATGCCACCTTGGTTTGCAGTCCCAATGTTGAAAAACTGAGACCTAAACCAGGCGAAATTTTTGACAGGTTTTATATTGCAGGAGATTGGACCCAAACCGGTCTGCCGCCAACGATGGAAAGTGCGGTTAGGAGTGGTAAGATGGTGGCGGAGGAAATAGAGAAAAGGCTGTATGCAAATTTGCAGGGAATTGTGTAA